A window of Malania oleifera isolate guangnan ecotype guangnan chromosome 5, ASM2987363v1, whole genome shotgun sequence contains these coding sequences:
- the LOC131156344 gene encoding uncharacterized protein LOC131156344, translating into MAGDGTVPAQSSSMSLPAGGGARAAPAEPQYVTAKTSVWWDIENCHVPKGCDPHAIAQNINSALVKMNYCGTVSISAYGDTNRIPASVQHALSSTGVSLNHVPAGVKDASDKKILVDMLFWAVDNPAPANYLLISGDRDFSNALHQLRMRRYNILLAQPQKASAPLVAAAKSVWLWTSLLAGGPPLNSRESSQFVNDHNVFDHDMSKSLLSDSIQGSQPLSSNFESFSSGNPKVSPPGRVPDSKFKGKPIRKNPSQPAISRASSVPVGIQESRNNVYTQQPEYTQKKQFKKAPHEFFGGNESLVSASRSTPSFFPGRDPSGSNGHDVIGNSQNPYSHPSMHNGIPMQPILAPDNFLPPSSYNHGFCPVPSRADGPGFSSAPYTNVPDIGKISITDYPNYSQSLNLPLQIGEEFRPSSMEPPNSSSLTIPQRAFSLPTSQSSQLDTSSGWYTGGPELPSSSSANPIPTNVVWGTQGCPLPSEYVQGLIGVVLLALNTLKVEKIMPIEANIADCIRYGDPKHRGTDVRKALDSAIEQNMIVKQNLGTVQFYVGKNDRLWKCVNPIAGNPNQYPKAKWDGIERFLSSDAGQLAMKASESKYEAALILRKACLEELALGEVLQILNILGAVKKWIHYHPSGWQPVTITLAVASPDVSTSYAALV; encoded by the exons ATGGCTGGAGATGGAACCGTGCCCGCGCAATCGTCGTCGATGTCGCTGCCCGCGGGGGGAGGGGCGAGGGCGGCGCCGGCGGAGCCGCAGTACGTGACGGCGAAGACGTCGGTGTGGTGGGACATCGAGAACTGCCACGTTCCCAAGGGCTGCGATCCCCACGCCATCGCCCAGAACATCAACTCCGCCCTCGTCAAGATGAATTACTGCGGAACTGTATCCATTTCCGCATACGGCGACACCAATCGCATCCCCGCATCGGTGCAGCACGCGCTCTCCAGCACCGGCGTGTCGCTCAATCACGTACCCGCCG GTGTGAAGGATGCTAGTGACAAGAAGATTTTGGTTGACATGTTGTTCTGGGCAGTTGATAATCCTGCCCCAGCAAATTACTTGCTGATTTCTGGTGATAGGGATTTCTCTAACGCACTCCATCAGTTACGCATGCGGAGGTATAATATCCTTTTAGCTCAACCCCAAAAAGCTTCAGCCCCACTTGTTGCTGCAGCAAAGAGTGTATGGCTTTGGACAAGCCTTTTGGCTGGAGGACCCCCACTTAATAGTCGTGAGTCATCTCAATTTGTTAATGACCACAATGTTTTCGACCATGATATGTCAAAGAGCCTGCTTTCTGATTCCATTCAAGGCAGCCAACCACtaagttcaaattttgaaagcTTTTCTTCGGGAAATCCAAAGGTTTCCCCCCCTGGAAGGGTTCCTGATAGTAAATTCAAAGGAAAACCCATTCGGAAAAATCCTAGCCAACCCGCGATATCAAGAGCTTCAAGTGTTCCAGTTGGGATTCAAGAAAGTAGGAACAATGTTTACACGCAGCAACCAGAATATACCCAAAAAAAACAGTTTAAGAAAGCACCTCACGAATTCTTTGGTGGTAATGAGTCTCTAGTCTCTGCCAGTAGGTCCACTCCTAGTTTCTTTCCAGGTCGCGATCCTTCGGGGAGCAATGGACACGATGTAATAGGGAATTCTCAAAATCCATATTCTCATCCTTCCATGCATAACGGTATTCCTATGCAGCCTATTCTTGCCCCAGATAATTTTCTTCCTCCGAGTTCTTATAACCATGGGTTTTGCCCTGTGCCTTCCCGAGCTGATGGTCCTGGATTTTCTTCAGCCCCATACACCAATGTTCCTGACATTGGTAAAATAAGCATTACGGATTACCCCAACTACTCTCAAAGTCTTAATCTTCCTCTACAAATTGGAGAGGAGTTCAGACCAAGTTCTATGGAGCCCCCAAACTCATCCAGCTTAACCATACCACAGAGGGCCTTTTCTCTGCCCACAAGCCAATCTTCTCAGCTTGATACCTCAAGCGGTTGGTATACTGGTGGTCCCGAGCTTCCATCCTCTTCATCTGCTAACCCTATTCCCACTAATGTTGTATGGGGAACTCAAGGATGCCCACTGCCTTCTGAATATGTCCAAGGCCTTATAGGAGTTGTCCTACTTGCCTTGAACACCTTAAAAGTGGAAAAGATTATGCCTATTGAAGCAAACATCGCCGACTGCATTCGTTACGGAGACCCAAAACACCGAGGTACTGATGTAAGGAAGGCCTTGGATAGTGCAATTGAGCAAAATATGATAGTGAAGCAGAACTTGGGTACAGTGCAATTTTATGTTGGTAAAAATGACAGGTTATGGAAGTGTGTTAACCCCATAGCCGGTAACCCTAATCAATACCCAAAAGCTAAATGGGACGGGATAGAAAGGTTCTTATCATCTGATGCTGGACAATTGGCAATGAAGGCTTCTGAAAGCAA GTATGAAGCAGCTTTAATTCTAAGAAAAGCATGTTTAGAAGAACTGGCTTTGGGGGAAGTACTTCAGATCTTGAATATATTGGGTGCAGTGAAGAAATGGATTCACTACCATCCATCAGGATGGCAACCAGTTACTATTACACTTGCAGTGGCTAGTCCTGACGTGAGTACTAGCTATGCTGCTTTGGTTTAA